A part of Osmerus mordax isolate fOsmMor3 chromosome 10, fOsmMor3.pri, whole genome shotgun sequence genomic DNA contains:
- the LOC136950309 gene encoding parvalbumin-2, whose product MAFAGILKDADVAAALKDCAAADSFKYKAFFATVGLSAKSSDDVKKAFFVIDQDKSGFIEEDELKLFLQVFSAGARALTDAETKAFLAAGDADGDGMIGVDEFAALVKA is encoded by the exons ATGGCATTCGCTGGAATCCTTAAAGACGCAGATGTCGCAGCAGCACTCAAGGATTGCGCAG CTGCTGACTCCTTCAAGTACAAGGCGTTCTTCGCCACGGTCGGCCTGTCCGCCAAGTCCTCTGATGATGTGAAGAAGGCTTTCTTCGTCATTGACCAGGACAAGAGTGGCTTCATTGAGGAGGATGAGCTCAA GCTGTTCCTGCAGGTGTTCTCTGCTGGAGCCAGAGCCCTGACAGATGCCGAGACCAAGGCTTTCCTCGCAGCCGGAGATGCTGATGGTGATGGCATGATCGGAGTTGATG AGTTCGCTGCCCTGGTGAAAGCATAA
- the LOC136950310 gene encoding parvalbumin beta 3-like: protein MAFAGVLKDADITAALAACKDADSFKYKDFFAKVGLSGKSTEEVKKAFFVIDQDKSGFIEEAELKLFLQVFSAGARALTDAETKAFLKAGDADGDGMIGLDEFAALVKS, encoded by the exons ATGGCATTCGCCGGTGTTCTGAAAGACGCTGACATCACTGCAGCCCTCGCAGCCTGCAAAG ATGCTGACTCCTTCAAGTACAAGGATTTCTTTGCCAAGGTTGGCCTGTCCGGCAAGTCCACTGAAGAGGTGAAGAAGGCTTTCTTCGTTATTGACCAGGACAAGAGTGGCTTCATTGAGGAGGCGGAGCTCAA GCTGTTCCTGCAGGTGTTCTCTGCTGGAGCCAGAGCCCTGACAGATGCCGAGACCAAGGCTTTCCTCAAGGCCGGAGACGCTGATGGTGACGGCATGATCGGATTGGACG AGTTTGCTGCCCTGGTCAAGTCATAA
- the ccz1 gene encoding vacuolar fusion protein CCZ1 homolog isoform X2 has protein sequence MLMISPRMASGMQDKQFTPSLLNFFVYNPTFGPREGEEEKKILFYHPSEVEKNEKIRNVGLCEAIVQFTRTFCPTKPAKSLHTQKNRQFFFEAEDSFWIVMVVRNPMVEKPSKDGKPPTIEYHEEEILDTVYGAVLRQCYSMYKLFNGTFGRAMEAGGVELLIQKLEKFFYRYLQTLHLQSCDLLDVFGGISFFPLDKMTYLKIQSFVNRVEESLSLVKYTAFLYNDQLIWSGLEQEDMRILYKYLTTSLFPRHSEPELAGRDSPLRPEVAGNLLHYGRFLTGPANLKDPEAKFRFPKIFVNTADSCEELHLIVYKAMSAAVCFMINASVELTRDFCEQLDGLVGPQLTLLASDICEQFNVNRRISGPDKEPQFKFIYFNHMNLAEKSTIHMRKTASVSLTSVHPDLMKILGDINCDFARVDEDEEIIVKAMTDYWVVGKKSDQRELYVILNQKNANLIEVNEEVKRLCATQFNNIFFLD, from the exons ATGCTGATGATCAG TCCCAGAATGGCTTCAGGAATGCAAGATAAACAGTTTACCCCATCTTTACTCAACTTCTTCGTCTACAACCCTACATTTGGACCACGAGAGGGGGAG gaggagaagaagatctTGTTCTACCATCCCAGTGAGGTGGAGAAGAATGAGAAGATAAGAAACGTAGGCCTTTGTGAGGCCATTGTACAGTTTACTAG AACATTTTGTCCCACAAAGCCAGCCAAATCCCTACATACACAGAAGAACCGACAGTTTTTCTTTGAGGCAGAAGACAGCTTCTGGATAGTCATG GTGGTGAGGAACCCTATGGTAGAGAAGCCCAGCAAAGATGGCAAGCCTCCCACAATAGAATACCACGAAGAGGAGATACTG GACACTGTTTATGGAGCTGTGTTAAGGCAGTGCTACAGCATGTATAAG CTCTTCAATGGCACATTTGGCCGAGCGATGGAAGCTGGAGGGGTGGAACTACTCATTCAGAAGCTTGAAAAGTTCTTCTACAGG TATTTGCAGACTCTGCACCTGCAGTCGTGTGACCTCCTGGATGTGTTTGGGGGCATCAGCTTCTTCCCTCTGGACAAGATGACCTACCTGAAAATCCAGTCGTTTGTaaacagggtggaggagagtctCAGCCTTGTCAAATATACGGCCTTCCTCTACAATGACCAGCTCATCTG GAGTGGTCTGGAGCAGGAGGACATGAGAATCCTGTACAAGTACCTGACTACATCCCTGTTCCCCAGGCACTCTGAAccagag TTGGCTGGCAGGGACTCTCCCCTCAGACCTGAGGTGGCAGGAAATCTGCTTCACTATGGCAG GTTTCTGACAGGACCTGCAAACCTTAAAGACCCAGAGGCCAAATTCCGATTTCCCAAAATCTTTGTGAACACAGCAGACAGTTGCGAGGAGCTGCACCTGATCGTGTACAAG gccATGAGTGCGGCAGTTTGTTTTATGATCAACG CCTCTGTTGAGCTGACCAGGGACTTCTGTGAGCAGCTGGATGGGCTCGTGGGTCCCCAGCTCACCCTACTGGCTTCGGACATTTGTGAACAGTTCAACGTCAACCGCAGGATATCAGG gccagaTAAGGAGCCCCAGTTCAAGTTCATCTACTTTAACCACATGAACCTGGCGGAGAAGAGCACCATCCACATGAGGAAGACTGCCAGCGTGTCGCTCACCTCTGTCCATCCAGACCTCATGAAGATCCTGGGCGACATCAACTGTGACTTTGCCAG GgtggacgaggatgaggagatCATTGTGAAGGCCATGACGGATTACTGGGTTGTGGGGAAGAAGTCTGACCAGAGAGAGCTGTACGTCATCCTTAACCAGAAGAACGCCAACCTGATAGAAGTGAACG AGGAAGTTAAGAGGCTCTGTGCAACACAGTTCAACAATATTTTCTTTTTGGACTGA
- the ccz1 gene encoding vacuolar fusion protein CCZ1 homolog isoform X1, whose amino-acid sequence MNDSRHAHQALFGTSNVQTAITLMLMISPRMASGMQDKQFTPSLLNFFVYNPTFGPREGEEEKKILFYHPSEVEKNEKIRNVGLCEAIVQFTRTFCPTKPAKSLHTQKNRQFFFEAEDSFWIVMVVRNPMVEKPSKDGKPPTIEYHEEEILDTVYGAVLRQCYSMYKLFNGTFGRAMEAGGVELLIQKLEKFFYRYLQTLHLQSCDLLDVFGGISFFPLDKMTYLKIQSFVNRVEESLSLVKYTAFLYNDQLIWSGLEQEDMRILYKYLTTSLFPRHSEPELAGRDSPLRPEVAGNLLHYGRFLTGPANLKDPEAKFRFPKIFVNTADSCEELHLIVYKAMSAAVCFMINASVELTRDFCEQLDGLVGPQLTLLASDICEQFNVNRRISGPDKEPQFKFIYFNHMNLAEKSTIHMRKTASVSLTSVHPDLMKILGDINCDFARVDEDEEIIVKAMTDYWVVGKKSDQRELYVILNQKNANLIEVNEEVKRLCATQFNNIFFLD is encoded by the exons ATGAACG ACTCAAGGCATGCTCACCAAGCTCTTTTTGGAACAAGCAACGTGCAGACGGCAATTACACTAATGCTGATGATCAG TCCCAGAATGGCTTCAGGAATGCAAGATAAACAGTTTACCCCATCTTTACTCAACTTCTTCGTCTACAACCCTACATTTGGACCACGAGAGGGGGAG gaggagaagaagatctTGTTCTACCATCCCAGTGAGGTGGAGAAGAATGAGAAGATAAGAAACGTAGGCCTTTGTGAGGCCATTGTACAGTTTACTAG AACATTTTGTCCCACAAAGCCAGCCAAATCCCTACATACACAGAAGAACCGACAGTTTTTCTTTGAGGCAGAAGACAGCTTCTGGATAGTCATG GTGGTGAGGAACCCTATGGTAGAGAAGCCCAGCAAAGATGGCAAGCCTCCCACAATAGAATACCACGAAGAGGAGATACTG GACACTGTTTATGGAGCTGTGTTAAGGCAGTGCTACAGCATGTATAAG CTCTTCAATGGCACATTTGGCCGAGCGATGGAAGCTGGAGGGGTGGAACTACTCATTCAGAAGCTTGAAAAGTTCTTCTACAGG TATTTGCAGACTCTGCACCTGCAGTCGTGTGACCTCCTGGATGTGTTTGGGGGCATCAGCTTCTTCCCTCTGGACAAGATGACCTACCTGAAAATCCAGTCGTTTGTaaacagggtggaggagagtctCAGCCTTGTCAAATATACGGCCTTCCTCTACAATGACCAGCTCATCTG GAGTGGTCTGGAGCAGGAGGACATGAGAATCCTGTACAAGTACCTGACTACATCCCTGTTCCCCAGGCACTCTGAAccagag TTGGCTGGCAGGGACTCTCCCCTCAGACCTGAGGTGGCAGGAAATCTGCTTCACTATGGCAG GTTTCTGACAGGACCTGCAAACCTTAAAGACCCAGAGGCCAAATTCCGATTTCCCAAAATCTTTGTGAACACAGCAGACAGTTGCGAGGAGCTGCACCTGATCGTGTACAAG gccATGAGTGCGGCAGTTTGTTTTATGATCAACG CCTCTGTTGAGCTGACCAGGGACTTCTGTGAGCAGCTGGATGGGCTCGTGGGTCCCCAGCTCACCCTACTGGCTTCGGACATTTGTGAACAGTTCAACGTCAACCGCAGGATATCAGG gccagaTAAGGAGCCCCAGTTCAAGTTCATCTACTTTAACCACATGAACCTGGCGGAGAAGAGCACCATCCACATGAGGAAGACTGCCAGCGTGTCGCTCACCTCTGTCCATCCAGACCTCATGAAGATCCTGGGCGACATCAACTGTGACTTTGCCAG GgtggacgaggatgaggagatCATTGTGAAGGCCATGACGGATTACTGGGTTGTGGGGAAGAAGTCTGACCAGAGAGAGCTGTACGTCATCCTTAACCAGAAGAACGCCAACCTGATAGAAGTGAACG AGGAAGTTAAGAGGCTCTGTGCAACACAGTTCAACAATATTTTCTTTTTGGACTGA
- the pvalb9 gene encoding parvalbumin 9, giving the protein MSLSSILSMEAVENAVKDCQAPDSFCYKKFFQLCGLSSKSPKEVKDVFLILDDDNSGFIEEAELKFFLQRFVPGARTLTEKETKSLLSVADDDNDGMIGAEEFQTMVLS; this is encoded by the exons ATGTCACTCAGTTCTATCCTCTCAATGGAGGCTGTTGAGAATGCAGTTAAGGACTGCCAAG CTCCAGACTCATTCTGCTATAAGAAGTTCTTCCAGTTGTGTGGTCTGAGCTCCAAGTCCCCAAAGGAAGTCAAAGATGTCTTCCTCATCCTGGATGACGACAACAGTGGCTTTATTGAAGAGGCGGAGCTAAA gttctTCCTTCAGCGGTTCGTGCCAGGGGCAAGGACCCTGACTGAGAAGGAGACCAAGTCTCTCCTGTCGGTGGCTGATGATGACAATGATGGCATGATCGGAGCAGagg AATTCCAGACCATGGTCCTGTCCTGA
- the LOC136950238 gene encoding parvalbumin, thymic-like: MAITDFLAVSDITSAINACKANDSFSPKTFFATVGLSKKSPPEIEKVFKVLDQDKSGFIEQDELQLFLQNFSKAARPLTAAETRAFLLAADMDGDGKIGWEEFSALVKAS; the protein is encoded by the exons ATGGCCATCACAGACTTTCTGGCTGTATCGGACATCACCTCAGCCATCAACGCTTGTAAAG CCAATGACTCGTTCAGCCCCAAGACGTTCTTTGCGACAGTGGGTTTGTCCAAGAAGTCTCCTCCAGAGATCGAGAAAGTGTTTAAGGTCTTAGACCAGGACAAGAGTGGCTTCATTGAACAGGATGAACTCCA GCTCTTCCTGCAGAACTTCTCCAAGGCAGCGCGGCCCCTGACCGCGGCAGAGACCCGTGCGTTTCTCCTGGCCGCGGACATGGACGGAGATGGCAAGATCGGCTGGGAAG AATTCTCTGCCCTTGTGAAGGCTTCATGA